A genomic window from Lotus japonicus ecotype B-129 chromosome 1, LjGifu_v1.2 includes:
- the LOC130731101 gene encoding caffeoylshikimate esterase-like, with protein MDLEFQYQEEYWRNSRGVQLFTCKWLPFSSPKALVFLCHGYGMECSSFMRECGVRLACAQYAVYGIDYEGHGHSEGARCYIHKFENIVNDCYDFFRSVCELQEYRGKARFLYGESMGGAVTLLLHKKDPSFWDGAVLVAPMCKISEKVKPHPVVINLLTKVEDIIPKWKIVPTKDVISSSFKDPAKRERIRRNKLIYQDKPRLKTALEMLRISMSLEDSLYKVTLPFFVLHGEADTVTDPEVSRALYERASSKDKTIKLYPGMWHGLTSGEPDDNIEKVFADIITWLDKHANNDFVEPIDSYNYGIEKVTTAASSGKIVDQQQKNRRRSYLCGLKGPRLLHHSAM; from the exons ATGGATTTGGAGTTTCAATATCAAGAA GAATACTGGAGGAACTCAAGGGGAGTGCAACTCTTCACGTGCAAATGGTTGCCTTTCTCTTCTCCGAAGGCTCTGGTTTTCCTCTGCCATG GTTATGGCATGGAATGCAGTAGCTTCATGAGAG AATGTGGAGTGCGGCTAGCGTGCGCCCAATACGCTGTTTATGGCATCGATTATGAAGGACATGGGCACTCTGAAGGTGCTCGTTGTTACATACACAAGTTTGAAAACATCGTTAATGACTGTTATGACTTTTTCAGATCAGTTTGTG AGCTACAAGAGTATAGGGGAAAGGCTAGGTTCTTGTATGGAGAGTCCATGGGAGGTGCAGTTACTCTACTTTTGCACAAAAAGGACCCTTCATTTTGGGACGGTGCTGTTCTAGTTGCACCCATGTGTAAG ATATCAGAGAAGGTGAAGCCACACCCGGTGGTGATCAACTTATTGACTAAAGTGGAAGATATCATACCGAAGTGGAAGATAGTTCCCACAAAAGATGTCATCAGCTCATCTTTCAAAGACCCTGCCAAGCGAGAAAGG ATAAGGAGAAACAAATTGATATACCAGGACAAGCCCAGGTTAAAAACAGCATTAGAAATGTTGAGAATCAGCATGAGTCTAGAAGACAGCTTATATAAG GTGACACTACCATTTTTTGTGTTGCATGGAGAAGCAGACACAGTGACTGACCCTGAAGTAAGCAGGGCACTGTATGAGAGAGCAAGTAGCAAAGACAAGACCATAAAATTGTACCCTGGAATGTGGCATGGCTTAACTTCTGGGGAGCCTGATGATAACATTGAAAAGGTTTTTGCAGACATCATAACATGGCTAGATAAGCACGCCAACAATGATTTTGTAGAACCAATTGACAGTTACAACTATGGCATTGAGAAAGTCACAACAGCAGCATCATCAGGTAAGATTGTGGATCAGCAGCAGAAAAACAGGCGAAGAAGCTATCTTTGTGGGTTGAAAGGACCTCGCTTGCTACACCACTCGGCAATGTAG
- the LOC130732731 gene encoding pectinesterase inhibitor 6-like — protein MTHLMLLLITLLLPLLANTGQNQMVFAKGKNNNSNVREACSVTRYQNLCIHTLSHFSNTAGTSPSKWARAGVSVTITEVKNVQAYLTKLKKNKRMMKGRNRAALSDCVECFADALDELHRSLGVLRRLSKKTFSTQMGDLNTWISAALTDEDTCIDGFEGKTERQIKLLQNRVQNVSYITSNALALVNKLATTGLGSITDP, from the coding sequence ATGACACACCTCATGTTACTGCTAATTACACTGCTCCTTCCACTCCTTGCAAACACTGGCCAAAATCAAATGGTATTTGCAAAAGGGAAGAATAACAACAGCAACGTTAGAGAAGCTTGCAGTGTAACAAGGTACCAAAACCTCTGTATCCACACGCTATCACATTTCTCTAACACTGCAGGAACAAGCCCCAGCAAATGGGCACGTGCAGGTGTATCGGTAACAATAACCGAGGTTAAGAATGTTCAGGCATACCTCACAAAACTGAAGAAGAACAAGCGTATGATGAAAGGAAGAAACAGAGCTGCTCTGTCAGATTGTGTTGAGTGTTTTGCAGATGCACTTGATGAGCTTCACAGATCGCTCGGTGTTCTTAGGAGGCTGAGCAAGAAGACATTCAGCACCCAAATGGGGGATCTGAACACATGGATCAGTGCAGCACTCACTGATGAAGACACTTGCATAGATGGTTTTGAAGGGAAAACAGAGAGGCAAATCAAATTGCTGCAGAACAGGGTTCAGAATGTGTCTTACATAACAAGTAATGCTCTGGCTCTTGTTAACAAACTGGCCACTACAGGATTGGGAAGCATCACTGATCCATAA